A single genomic interval of Chroicocephalus ridibundus chromosome 23, bChrRid1.1, whole genome shotgun sequence harbors:
- the LOC134526557 gene encoding caspase-7-like: MSQPRQSRALVIVNTDFCGSDGDIVLGTRRGARREAEQLSITLSRLNYQVELMHNKTAKEIEELYQQECSREHGDYFVSIISSHGEQGVIFGCDSEPVKLTRVFQILSSKECPVLTKIPKIFFIQACRGGEFDQGVVVECDSGEPEPDGFSDYLSIPPQTAVMFACSPGYVAFLNVFGSMFLQALLKALEGEERHLALNRLMTRINWEVAFHCQARGTYQGCKEMPCFVTNLLQEVFPFSAPIAEGADGV, encoded by the exons ATGTCCCAGCCGAGGCAAAGCCGGGCTCTCGTCATCGTCAACACCGATTTCTGCGGCAGTGACGGCGACATCGTGCTTGGGACCCGGAGGGGAGCCAGGCGGGAAGCGGAGCAGCTTTCCATAACGCTCTCACGGCTCAACTACCAGGTGGAGCTGATGCACAACAAGACCGCCAAGGAGATAGAAGAGCTTTACCAGCAAG AGTGCAGCCGCGAGCACGGCGACTACTTCGTGAGCATCATCTCCAGCCATGGAGAGCAGGGGGTCATCTTCGGTTGTGACTCGGAGCCGGTTAAACTGACCCGCGTATTCCAGATTTTATCCTCAAAGGAGTGCCCGGTGCTCACCAAAATCCCCAAGATCTTCTTTATCCAG GCTTGCCGGGGGGGAGAATTCGaccagggggtggtggtggagtgCGACAGCGGGGAGCCCGAGCCAGACGGCTTCTCAGACTACCTCTCCATCCCCCCCCAAACCGCCGTCATGTTCGCCTGCAGCCCAG GCTACGTGGCCTTCCTCAACGTCTTCGGCTCCATGTTCCTCCAGGCCCTGCTCAAGGCGCTGGAGGGAGAGGAACGTCACCTGGCCCTCAACCGCCTCATGACCCGCATTAACTGGGAggtggccttccactgccaggccaGGGGCACCTACCAGGGGTGCAAGGAGATGCCCTGCTTCGTCACCAACCTGCTGCAGGAGGTCTTCCCCTTCTCGGCGCCCATCGCGGAGGGGGCGGACGGTGTTTGA